One part of the Hydra vulgaris chromosome 01, alternate assembly HydraT2T_AEP genome encodes these proteins:
- the LOC136074658 gene encoding deoxyuridine 5'-triphosphate nucleotidohydrolase-like, whose translation MEKEENRYYERTRMEIVKLKYKHFDGSVQLEKISLVEDYDRKLMIKTRKWSFYETKDDKKIEIRDNEEWSFYKTKESMTFKYGVVVLNASGVIDADYKDEIKVILMNLSKEDYIIKRGDAVAQMGFVKMFKGLSPP comes from the exons ATGGAAAAGGAAGAAAATAGATATTATGAAAGAACAAGAATGGAAatcgtaaaattaaaatacaaacattttgATGGTAGTGttcaattagaaaaaatttcacTTGTAGAAGATTACGAtagaaaatta atgattaaAACACGAAAATGGTCTTTTTATGAAACTAAAGACgataaaaagattgaaataaGAGATAATGAAGAATggtctttttataaaacaaaagaaa GTATGACTTTTAAATATGGTGTGGTTGTGTTGAATGCTTCAGGAGTAATAGATGCTGATTATAAAGATGAAATTAAAGTCATATTGATGAATCTTTCGAAAGAAGATTATATTATTAAGCGTGGAGATGCTGTTGCTCAAATGGGATTTGTGAAAATGTTTAAGGGGCTATCCCCCCCTTAA